The Desulfosporosinus acidiphilus SJ4 genome has a window encoding:
- a CDS encoding N-acyl-D-amino-acid deacylase family protein — translation MLDLAIIGGLVVDGSGTPPEILDLGIMNGRIAEIKRDLSSASPAAQVINAEGHMVTPGFIDVHSHCDLVPFTSGSIRESRIRQGVTTEIAGQCGLGPAPYSSGMEAWRSYLTPILGQGPQNWNWPVFSTFLHDIQRSAKTNNVAYLLGHGAVRAKVLGLNNHLPSAKDLANMCSLVAEAMSAGALGISYGLAYLPGMFASHEELVALSSVVASHDGIMMIHIRSHSLQVREAMTEALKIAQESGVKLQISHMRSYANRHFGISGPELIHMVEKARSEGIDVTFDEHPYQAGSTLLSQVLPPWAKEGGSPEIIKRLKDPVLRTRLKNELKEDGPEYPGWDNFVGMVEWPNIMISSTFKEQNKWAEGLRADQLISRHFQTVKAPAEDVIDQIAKLLISEDCQSSMVMHHLFAEEDMVTLLQHPLCQIGSDGIPTGKPHPRLFGTFPKFLGEYVREKKLLTWEEAIKRVTGTPAQRLNLRQKGLIKEGYSADLVIFNPDEINILEDYNNPEQPLQGIDYTILNGRIVLAKGELLSPSEGQLIVR, via the coding sequence ATGTTGGATCTTGCGATCATCGGCGGCCTTGTTGTAGATGGATCAGGAACCCCCCCGGAAATATTGGATCTTGGAATTATGAATGGCAGGATCGCAGAGATAAAACGGGACCTGTCATCGGCTTCGCCTGCTGCTCAGGTGATTAATGCCGAAGGGCATATGGTTACACCGGGTTTTATTGACGTCCACAGTCATTGCGACTTAGTACCGTTTACTTCCGGTTCCATTCGGGAAAGTCGAATACGCCAAGGTGTTACTACGGAGATTGCAGGCCAATGCGGCCTCGGTCCTGCCCCTTATTCCTCAGGGATGGAAGCTTGGCGCAGCTACCTTACACCGATCCTGGGACAGGGTCCGCAAAATTGGAATTGGCCCGTTTTTTCAACATTTCTTCATGATATCCAACGATCTGCCAAAACTAATAACGTTGCTTATCTCCTAGGCCACGGGGCAGTACGCGCCAAAGTTTTAGGGTTGAATAACCATTTGCCTTCTGCCAAAGACCTGGCCAATATGTGCTCCCTCGTAGCTGAAGCCATGTCGGCAGGAGCGCTGGGGATTTCCTATGGCTTAGCATACTTGCCGGGCATGTTCGCATCTCACGAAGAGCTTGTTGCTCTAAGTTCTGTCGTGGCATCTCATGACGGCATCATGATGATCCACATTCGAAGTCATTCTCTTCAAGTCCGGGAAGCAATGACTGAGGCCCTTAAAATCGCCCAAGAATCCGGAGTTAAATTGCAAATTTCTCATATGCGTTCCTATGCCAACCGCCATTTCGGCATTTCAGGTCCAGAACTCATCCACATGGTGGAAAAAGCTCGCTCGGAAGGGATCGACGTCACATTTGATGAACACCCCTATCAGGCGGGAAGCACTCTGCTTTCTCAGGTTCTTCCGCCTTGGGCCAAGGAAGGCGGAAGCCCGGAAATTATTAAAAGACTAAAAGACCCAGTTCTCAGGACAAGACTGAAAAATGAACTTAAGGAAGATGGACCTGAATATCCAGGTTGGGATAACTTTGTTGGTATGGTAGAATGGCCTAATATCATGATAAGCTCCACCTTCAAAGAACAAAACAAATGGGCTGAGGGGCTTAGAGCTGATCAACTAATCTCCCGGCACTTCCAAACGGTAAAAGCACCTGCGGAGGACGTTATTGATCAGATCGCAAAGCTCTTGATCAGTGAGGACTGCCAAAGTTCTATGGTTATGCATCATTTATTTGCCGAAGAAGATATGGTCACCTTACTCCAACATCCTTTATGTCAAATAGGATCTGACGGCATTCCCACCGGAAAACCTCATCCTCGCCTATTCGGGACCTTTCCTAAGTTTCTGGGGGAATATGTACGGGAGAAAAAGCTCTTAACTTGGGAAGAAGCGATTAAAAGAGTTACAGGGACCCCTGCACAGCGCTTAAACTTAAGGCAAAAAGGCCTAATCAAAGAAGGATATTCCGCTGATCTTGTTATTTTCAACCCCGATGAAATTAATATACTCGAAGATTACAACAACCCTGAACAACCCCTGCAAGGCATAGATTATACAATTCTTAACGGCCGGATTGTTTTAGCTAAAGGTGAACTCTTAAGTCCAAGTGAAGGGCAACTAATAGTTCGTTAG
- a CDS encoding MFS transporter, whose translation MNADRSTYSSNSSNLPVLSRSLLLILAVSCGLSVANLYYNQPLLADMAQTFHLSAAQIGSISMLTQLGYALGLFLFVPLGDIKEKKSLIVILLGAVTLSLLFVASSNNLTMLGAASFAVGTTTVVPQIIVPLAAQLAAPNQQGRIVGIVMSGLFFGILLARTISGIIGSIWGWRTMFYIAACLMLVLALMLWGVLPKTGSNSRLSYGQTLKSLGGYITQLPLLREASLMGGLLFGTFSVFWTTLAFFIKQPPYYYGTEIAGLFGLIGVAGASFAPIAGRLADKKGPRIVVGIAAAVTLLAYCIFWFLGQQLWGLILGVILLDLGIQSAQISNQARVYALIPEAKSRLNTIYMVSYFIGGSFGSFLGMHAWSLWQWKGVCLSGSLLILASLITWGIGRKNNINKNNINKDN comes from the coding sequence ATGAACGCCGACCGCAGCACTTATTCTTCTAATAGCTCAAACCTCCCCGTACTTTCACGCAGCCTTCTTTTAATTCTGGCTGTCAGTTGCGGATTGTCCGTTGCCAACTTATATTACAACCAACCTTTGTTAGCGGACATGGCCCAAACTTTTCACTTATCTGCCGCTCAAATTGGAAGCATTTCTATGCTTACGCAATTAGGCTATGCCTTGGGACTTTTTTTATTTGTCCCTTTAGGAGATATTAAAGAAAAAAAGTCTCTAATTGTTATCTTACTGGGCGCAGTAACCCTTTCCCTATTGTTTGTTGCTTCATCTAATAATTTGACTATGTTAGGAGCCGCCAGTTTCGCTGTCGGAACAACAACTGTCGTACCTCAAATCATAGTCCCTCTGGCCGCCCAGCTGGCAGCCCCGAACCAACAAGGTCGAATCGTTGGGATCGTCATGAGCGGTTTGTTTTTTGGAATTCTCTTAGCGCGAACCATCAGCGGAATCATCGGCAGCATATGGGGCTGGCGTACCATGTTTTATATCGCGGCCTGTTTGATGTTGGTTTTAGCTCTAATGCTGTGGGGAGTTCTGCCAAAGACCGGATCTAATTCACGTTTATCTTACGGTCAGACTCTTAAATCCTTAGGAGGATATATCACCCAACTGCCTTTGTTACGCGAAGCTTCTCTGATGGGCGGACTCCTCTTTGGAACTTTCAGTGTCTTTTGGACAACCTTAGCCTTCTTTATAAAGCAACCGCCATATTATTATGGCACCGAAATTGCCGGCCTATTTGGCTTAATCGGAGTTGCAGGCGCCTCATTTGCTCCTATTGCCGGACGTTTGGCGGATAAAAAAGGCCCGCGAATTGTTGTCGGAATAGCCGCAGCAGTCACATTGCTTGCTTATTGTATCTTCTGGTTTCTAGGTCAGCAGTTGTGGGGCTTAATCCTTGGAGTTATCTTGTTGGACCTGGGCATCCAAAGTGCTCAAATATCAAATCAAGCACGGGTGTATGCTTTGATCCCTGAAGCAAAAAGCAGGCTGAACACAATTTATATGGTAAGTTACTTTATTGGAGGATCATTTGGGTCTTTTCTAGGGATGCATGCTTGGAGTCTCTGGCAGTGGAAGGGCGTTTGCCTCAGCGGCAGTCTGCTCATTCTTGCCAGTTTAATCACTTGGGGAATAGGCCGCAAAAACAATATAAATAAAAACAATATAAATAAGGATAATTAA
- the pheA gene encoding prephenate dehydratase, translating to MLKIGYLGPEGTFTQQAALHYLHNKQEADLNAMPNIRDTLLAVQRGDLDLAVIPFENSIEGSVNIVLDVLAWEVNLKIIDELILRISQTLMVTPGAKWQDITEVYTHPQSAGQCRLFLDTHLPQAKLYLTSSNAEGARQAQRAGRTAGAIGPEAAADKFGLQVVLRDIQDNDNNFTRFVVAGNETSRLPAARNRTSIVFSTEHKPGSLACILDIFNLWDINMTKIESRPSRGQLGRYIFFIDIDGHMSDPDVRDALTMIQRKTNFYKFLGSYPMAEID from the coding sequence ATGCTTAAAATAGGTTATCTTGGACCGGAAGGAACCTTTACCCAACAGGCTGCTCTGCATTATCTTCATAATAAACAGGAAGCGGATTTAAACGCTATGCCTAATATTCGTGATACTCTTTTAGCAGTGCAGCGCGGTGATTTGGATTTAGCGGTAATTCCCTTTGAAAATTCTATAGAGGGTTCAGTTAATATCGTTTTGGATGTCTTAGCTTGGGAAGTTAACTTGAAGATAATTGACGAACTTATCCTTCGAATTTCTCAAACATTGATGGTTACCCCTGGCGCAAAATGGCAAGATATTACTGAGGTATATACTCATCCCCAATCTGCAGGGCAATGCCGCCTCTTTTTAGATACTCATTTACCCCAGGCAAAATTGTATTTGACCAGCAGTAATGCTGAGGGTGCTCGACAAGCTCAGAGGGCGGGAAGGACTGCAGGAGCCATCGGACCGGAAGCAGCGGCGGATAAATTCGGTCTTCAAGTAGTTCTGCGAGATATTCAAGATAACGATAATAACTTCACTCGCTTTGTGGTGGCGGGCAATGAGACGAGCCGTCTCCCAGCGGCTAGAAATAGGACTTCTATAGTTTTCTCTACGGAACATAAGCCAGGGAGTTTAGCGTGCATCTTGGATATTTTTAATTTATGGGATATTAATATGACAAAAATCGAATCACGCCCCTCACGTGGTCAGCTTGGACGTTACATCTTCTTTATTGACATTGATGGGCATATGTCTGATCCTGACGTCCGCGATGCCTTAACCATGATTCAGCGTAAAACGAATTTCTACAAATTTCTGGGTTCCTATCCTATGGCTGAGATTGATTAA
- a CDS encoding helix-turn-helix domain-containing protein — protein sequence MSNIQEVVGKNIKLFRQTKGLTQERLAELVNVSTSYIGYLERGLRSPSLDLLARIGTALDVEPTVLLAGSSEETEPILKKLNALLIGKDPIPINFLYEVAVAYFESLK from the coding sequence GTGTCTAACATTCAAGAGGTTGTCGGAAAAAACATAAAGTTATTCCGCCAGACTAAGGGACTTACACAAGAAAGACTCGCAGAACTTGTTAACGTCAGCACTTCATATATCGGTTATCTTGAACGAGGCCTGAGGTCTCCTTCATTAGACCTCTTAGCAAGGATAGGCACTGCCCTGGATGTTGAACCAACCGTATTGCTTGCTGGTTCTTCAGAAGAGACCGAACCCATACTCAAAAAACTTAATGCTCTTCTGATAGGAAAAGATCCGATCCCGATTAATTTTTTATATGAAGTTGCTGTCGCCTATTTTGAATCTCTTAAATAA
- a CDS encoding response regulator → MSQYILVVDDQFAVRLFIQKALEESGYQVKAVASGSECLSLATSVPRPALILLDQSMPGMTGLQVLAQLVQDERAKHIPVIMISAEDDFEDAARSLGVRDLLSKPLDLDYFLETVEATLKRENLRNVNANCFPNQEVIAE, encoded by the coding sequence TTGTCGCAATATATACTTGTTGTTGACGATCAATTTGCGGTTAGACTTTTTATCCAAAAGGCTTTGGAAGAATCAGGGTATCAGGTGAAGGCGGTGGCAAGCGGTTCAGAGTGTTTGAGTCTTGCAACGTCTGTTCCCAGACCTGCCTTGATTCTTCTGGACCAGAGCATGCCTGGGATGACAGGGCTGCAGGTATTAGCACAACTGGTTCAGGATGAAAGGGCCAAACATATTCCGGTGATTATGATCAGTGCGGAAGATGATTTTGAAGATGCTGCACGAAGTTTAGGTGTCCGTGATCTCTTAAGTAAACCTCTTGATTTAGATTATTTCCTAGAAACTGTTGAGGCAACTTTAAAAAGAGAAAATTTAAGGAATGTAAATGCGAATTGTTTTCCAAATCAGGAGGTAATTGCTGAATAA
- a CDS encoding agmatine deiminase family protein has protein sequence MYPIDLNYRMPAEWSEHRRTFISWPVRESMCHPEDYETVCKGYSEIIKAIAEFEPISVIANPSDSKTLSLGFADERIEILVIEHNDAWLRDNGPTFLVNDLGNLAGVNWRFNAWGGKYKPWDLDDQVAARLLEFLEVRRFDAPFVMEGGSFHVDGEGTLLTTEECLLNQNRNSELTKEQIENKLKSYLNVHKVIWLKKGLDGDETDGHVDNLACFAAPGKILLQLCNDPEDGNYEITQTNLKLLQRETDAQGRPFEIIPIKQPPKVVDPKTGGRLTLSYLNFYFVNGGIILPVFGGSAAETDHLAKLTLSEVFPERRIRTINGMAVISEGGNVHCTTQQMPVGNTGI, from the coding sequence ATGTATCCTATAGATTTAAATTACCGTATGCCTGCTGAATGGTCTGAACATAGGCGGACTTTTATTTCTTGGCCTGTTCGCGAATCTATGTGTCATCCGGAGGATTATGAAACCGTGTGCAAGGGCTATTCGGAGATAATTAAAGCTATTGCCGAATTTGAGCCCATATCCGTTATTGCAAACCCCTCTGATTCAAAAACTCTATCTCTAGGTTTTGCCGACGAGAGAATTGAGATCTTAGTAATTGAACACAATGATGCCTGGCTTAGAGATAACGGTCCAACGTTTTTGGTCAATGACTTAGGAAATCTTGCCGGTGTAAATTGGCGGTTTAATGCCTGGGGCGGAAAATACAAACCTTGGGATTTAGATGATCAAGTGGCTGCTAGGCTCTTAGAGTTTTTAGAAGTAAGACGCTTTGATGCTCCTTTTGTAATGGAAGGAGGCTCTTTTCATGTTGATGGAGAAGGTACTCTTTTGACCACCGAAGAGTGTCTTCTTAATCAGAACCGAAATTCAGAACTGACAAAGGAGCAGATTGAAAATAAACTAAAAAGTTATCTGAATGTCCATAAAGTAATCTGGCTGAAAAAGGGATTGGATGGAGACGAGACGGACGGTCATGTGGATAACTTAGCCTGTTTTGCGGCACCAGGCAAAATTCTTTTGCAGCTCTGTAATGATCCTGAGGATGGAAATTATGAGATTACCCAGACAAACTTGAAGTTACTTCAGCGGGAAACCGATGCCCAGGGAAGACCTTTCGAAATTATCCCTATCAAACAGCCTCCAAAAGTAGTCGATCCCAAGACAGGGGGGCGTCTAACTTTAAGCTATCTCAATTTCTATTTTGTGAACGGGGGAATCATTCTCCCGGTTTTTGGCGGTTCGGCAGCTGAGACAGATCATTTAGCGAAATTAACCTTGAGTGAAGTTTTTCCGGAACGGAGGATTCGTACCATTAATGGCATGGCTGTTATCAGTGAAGGCGGCAATGTTCATTGCACCACCCAGCAGATGCCGGTTGGGAATACTGGAATTTAA
- the aguB gene encoding N-carbamoylputrescine amidase: MRTVKVAATQMSCSADLAENIAKADRLVREAAGKGAQIILLQELFETPYFCQKEKAKYYSYASELEENKAVLHFQKVAKELQVVLPISFYEKKNNARYNSLAIIDADGEILGKYRKSHIPDGPGYEEKFYFNPGDTGFKVWKTRYARIGVGVCWDQWYPEAARCMAIMGAELLFYPTAIGSEPQDGSIDSRDHWQACMLGHAAANLVPVIASNRVGVEEDDDSNITFYGSSFIAGPQGNKLLEAGRSEETVLVTEFDLELLETQRLEWGIFRDRRPDLYKIISSYDGETMI; this comes from the coding sequence ATGAGAACTGTAAAGGTCGCTGCCACCCAAATGAGTTGTTCTGCTGACTTGGCTGAAAATATAGCTAAAGCAGATCGGCTGGTTCGTGAAGCAGCCGGAAAGGGAGCTCAAATTATTTTACTGCAAGAACTCTTTGAAACACCGTATTTTTGCCAAAAGGAGAAAGCGAAGTATTATAGTTATGCCTCAGAATTGGAAGAGAATAAGGCAGTGCTGCATTTTCAAAAGGTTGCTAAAGAGCTTCAGGTAGTCTTGCCCATTAGCTTTTATGAAAAGAAAAACAACGCTCGTTACAATTCTTTGGCTATTATTGACGCTGATGGAGAAATATTAGGAAAGTATCGGAAAAGTCATATACCGGACGGTCCCGGATATGAAGAGAAATTTTACTTTAATCCCGGAGATACGGGGTTTAAAGTGTGGAAGACCCGCTATGCCAGGATCGGGGTTGGGGTGTGTTGGGATCAATGGTATCCCGAAGCAGCGCGCTGTATGGCCATAATGGGTGCTGAACTGTTATTTTACCCCACTGCCATAGGTTCTGAGCCGCAAGATGGTTCTATTGATTCCCGGGATCACTGGCAGGCCTGTATGTTAGGCCATGCTGCAGCTAATTTGGTTCCAGTGATCGCCTCCAATCGGGTTGGAGTTGAAGAAGATGATGATTCCAATATAACTTTCTACGGTTCTTCCTTCATTGCGGGCCCCCAAGGGAATAAGCTTCTTGAAGCCGGCCGTTCAGAGGAGACTGTTCTTGTGACGGAGTTTGATTTAGAATTATTGGAGACGCAGCGATTAGAATGGGGAATCTTCCGCGACAGGCGGCCTGATTTATACAAGATTATCTCATCTTATGATGGGGAGACTATGATTTAA
- a CDS encoding P-II family nitrogen regulator: MKKIEAIIRPGKLDEIKDALAAAGILGITVTHVLGFGRQKGYTQIYRGQEVVSHLLSKIKIEIVTLDDKLDEVIDIIVKTARTGQVGDGKLFIQNVDEVIRIRTGDKGEKAI, encoded by the coding sequence ATGAAGAAAATAGAGGCTATTATCCGACCGGGTAAATTGGATGAGATAAAAGATGCCTTGGCAGCGGCAGGAATTTTAGGTATTACGGTAACTCATGTCCTCGGTTTTGGTCGTCAAAAAGGCTATACACAAATCTACCGGGGTCAAGAGGTAGTTTCACATTTACTTTCAAAGATAAAAATAGAGATTGTCACATTGGATGACAAATTAGATGAAGTCATTGATATTATTGTTAAAACCGCACGTACCGGTCAGGTAGGCGACGGGAAACTATTTATCCAAAACGTGGACGAAGTCATTCGTATTCGTACCGGTGACAAAGGCGAGAAAGCTATTTAG
- a CDS encoding LacI family DNA-binding transcriptional regulator — MTWVSLRGGGIKIKQTKTTIDEVASKAGVSKTTISRYLNGHFEFMSEETRKRIEEVVETLGYRPNNLARGLKSNKSGLIGAIISDITNPFFAIVLKGIGDYCQRKGYQIIIANTDNEPELEKKYIQSLIDNRIEGLIVNSTGQNIDYLLSLQEQGLPIVLTDRALPELKFDTVTSNNFEMTTQTVQYLFDVGFQRVAFFTEETNWSSSRHIRQNAFLHAYQLSKKVDAHDLVYIIDNSNPKSIVDALQRFRLTGETNKQAVMAVNGVTLLNLLQEIRKLNLTMPEDLGVCGYDDMGWATLIPPGITAISQPSYMIGVESAKMLITRIMGKRRKAKPKLLELPSELILRGSTSLLR, encoded by the coding sequence ATGACATGGGTGTCATTGAGAGGAGGTGGAATTAAGATTAAGCAAACGAAAACGACCATTGATGAAGTCGCAAGCAAAGCGGGGGTTTCGAAAACAACGATTTCCCGCTATTTAAATGGTCATTTTGAATTTATGTCCGAAGAAACACGTAAACGTATTGAAGAGGTTGTTGAAACATTAGGTTATAGGCCAAATAATTTGGCCAGAGGTTTAAAATCTAACAAGAGTGGATTGATCGGCGCTATAATATCAGACATTACCAATCCTTTTTTTGCAATAGTACTTAAAGGGATTGGCGATTATTGTCAAAGAAAGGGCTATCAAATAATTATTGCCAATACGGACAATGAGCCTGAGCTTGAAAAGAAGTACATTCAATCCTTGATTGATAATCGAATTGAAGGCTTAATCGTCAACAGTACAGGTCAAAATATTGATTATTTGCTTTCCCTTCAAGAACAGGGCTTACCTATTGTTTTGACAGACCGTGCCCTTCCCGAATTGAAGTTTGATACTGTAACGAGTAACAATTTCGAGATGACAACGCAGACTGTTCAATATCTTTTCGACGTTGGCTTCCAACGAGTAGCCTTCTTTACCGAGGAAACTAATTGGAGCAGTTCCCGTCATATCCGACAGAATGCATTTTTGCATGCTTATCAATTGTCTAAAAAGGTTGATGCTCATGACCTTGTCTATATCATAGATAACAGCAATCCAAAATCCATTGTGGATGCCCTGCAACGCTTTCGCTTGACAGGTGAAACAAACAAACAAGCAGTTATGGCTGTCAATGGCGTAACCTTGCTCAATCTTCTCCAAGAAATTCGTAAATTAAATTTAACCATGCCAGAGGATTTGGGTGTTTGCGGTTATGATGATATGGGGTGGGCAACACTAATTCCTCCTGGAATAACAGCGATTTCTCAGCCTTCTTACATGATTGGAGTTGAGAGCGCTAAAATGCTGATCACTCGAATTATGGGTAAACGACGTAAGGCCAAACCGAAATTGCTGGAATTACCTTCGGAATTGATTTTACGGGGATCAACAAGCTTGCTAAGATAA
- a CDS encoding TRAP transporter substrate-binding protein, with product MKKAKRLAIVGLTVAAMLTLTACGTSTGQNTGSTGSASSGAHLTLRLADDQPTNYPTVVGDQKFADLVKQRSNGRITVTVYPNAQLGDEATVAEQVQLGAIDFARINASPLASFDKQLNVLNLPYLFNSSQQMWNVLNGPIGDQILSTLTTAKMVGLTYYDSGARSFYNSKHAVVHPSDLKGMKIRVQQSPMYIDLVKALGASPTPMAYGDVYGALQTGVIDGAENNWPSYYSTNHYQVAKYFTEDDHTRTPEILLASQTSWNKLSADDQKLIMQAAKDSQAAERSSWTQLENKAKKEVTAHGNTISQVDVSEWQKAVQPLYDKYGSEFKDIIAKIRATK from the coding sequence ATGAAAAAAGCTAAACGATTGGCAATTGTTGGATTGACGGTTGCGGCTATGTTAACTCTTACAGCCTGTGGCACCTCAACGGGTCAAAATACCGGCAGCACTGGGAGTGCTTCAAGCGGCGCTCATCTTACCTTGCGTTTAGCGGATGACCAGCCCACCAATTATCCGACAGTTGTTGGGGATCAAAAGTTTGCAGATCTCGTTAAGCAACGCAGTAATGGCCGGATTACGGTTACAGTTTATCCTAATGCCCAGTTAGGTGACGAGGCTACAGTCGCTGAACAAGTTCAACTTGGGGCTATCGATTTTGCTCGGATCAATGCTTCACCTTTGGCCAGCTTTGATAAACAGCTTAATGTTTTAAATTTACCCTATCTTTTTAACTCCAGTCAGCAAATGTGGAATGTCCTTAATGGACCCATTGGAGATCAAATCCTTTCTACGTTAACTACGGCCAAAATGGTTGGTTTAACCTATTATGACTCTGGAGCCAGAAGCTTCTATAATTCCAAACATGCGGTAGTTCATCCCAGTGATTTAAAAGGCATGAAGATTCGTGTTCAGCAATCTCCCATGTATATTGATCTGGTGAAGGCTCTGGGTGCTTCACCTACCCCGATGGCTTATGGCGATGTTTATGGTGCTCTGCAAACAGGTGTTATCGACGGAGCAGAGAACAACTGGCCAAGTTATTACTCCACTAACCATTATCAAGTCGCCAAATATTTTACGGAAGACGATCACACCCGGACTCCTGAAATCCTCTTAGCCAGCCAAACTTCTTGGAATAAACTTTCAGCGGATGACCAAAAGTTAATTATGCAAGCTGCTAAGGATTCTCAAGCCGCAGAACGTTCCTCCTGGACTCAATTGGAAAACAAAGCTAAAAAAGAAGTTACTGCTCATGGTAATACTATCAGCCAAGTCGATGTTTCAGAATGGCAAAAGGCAGTTCAACCTTTATACGACAAATACGGTTCTGAATTCAAAGATATCATCGCTAAAATCAGAGCTACAAAATAA
- a CDS encoding TRAP transporter small permease, translating to MSSIKRTLKFFVDGFDNVVESIGSYMMAVMVIIVFCQVFSRYVLRNTPAWSEEVALLFMTAYGFLSIATGIGRKVHLSITVLYDHFPPVVQKVLNILSDVLSVLFGLFLMIEGYKFTVLTWSSQLPATGLPNGVQYMVIPFTGLVIVIDRLLGPFLDEGGKI from the coding sequence ATGTCATCCATTAAAAGAACTTTAAAATTCTTCGTCGACGGATTTGATAATGTCGTCGAGTCTATTGGCTCCTATATGATGGCCGTAATGGTTATTATAGTGTTCTGTCAGGTATTTAGTCGTTATGTTTTACGTAACACACCGGCATGGTCCGAAGAAGTAGCGCTTTTGTTTATGACAGCGTATGGTTTCCTCAGCATTGCCACTGGTATTGGTCGGAAAGTTCACTTGAGTATCACTGTTCTCTATGATCACTTTCCGCCCGTTGTTCAAAAGGTTTTGAATATATTATCTGATGTATTAAGTGTACTCTTTGGCCTATTTCTAATGATTGAAGGCTACAAATTTACGGTTCTAACCTGGAGTTCACAGCTTCCTGCTACAGGACTGCCTAACGGAGTTCAATATATGGTGATTCCCTTTACTGGTCTCGTAATTGTCATTGATCGGCTCTTAGGTCCTTTCTTGGATGAAGGAGGCAAAATATGA
- a CDS encoding TRAP transporter large permease, which yields MSTGIAIALLIGTFLILSFLHVPVALSLAVSSVLTGIYLGVPLEVVGQRMLTGLNSTSMMAIPLFIFAGEIMGEGGISERLIKLSNLLVGRFRGGLAIVNVLSTMFFGGITGSAVADASSIGSIMIPMMRMRGYDDDYAVSVTCTGAIQGVLLPPSHNMILYSLVAGGVSIAGLFAAGLIPGIALGLSLMVTSYVIAVRRNYPRGDVIPKNQRLRVIAEGLLSLSTAGIIMLGVLGGVFTANESAAIAVVYALIIVTFVFREVGPKGVHNILVKTFRKLSVVLFLISASSAFSWFLSYLHIPDAVMSFITGLSSNPHVVILLIDLILLAFALIMDMAPLILVATPILLPIAQKVGVDPIQFGVMMMLALGMGLLLPPIGAAIYVGCSMGNLKLEQAFKAMLPFLAVMFCMLMLLSYVPAISLTLPKILVH from the coding sequence ATGAGTACAGGTATAGCTATTGCATTGTTAATAGGGACTTTTTTAATCTTAAGTTTTTTGCATGTGCCGGTAGCTCTCAGTCTCGCAGTTTCTTCAGTCTTAACGGGTATATATCTAGGCGTTCCTCTGGAAGTTGTGGGTCAGCGTATGTTGACCGGGCTCAATTCAACCTCTATGATGGCCATTCCCTTGTTTATTTTCGCGGGTGAAATTATGGGGGAGGGCGGCATTTCGGAAAGGCTCATTAAACTTTCCAATCTTTTGGTCGGTCGTTTCAGAGGCGGCTTAGCAATAGTGAACGTTCTCTCAACCATGTTTTTTGGAGGAATTACAGGTTCAGCCGTAGCTGATGCTTCATCCATTGGCAGTATTATGATCCCCATGATGAGGATGCGCGGTTATGATGATGATTACGCTGTCAGTGTAACTTGCACTGGTGCTATACAGGGAGTTTTGCTCCCGCCAAGTCATAATATGATTCTATATTCTTTAGTAGCCGGTGGAGTATCCATTGCCGGATTATTTGCGGCTGGATTAATCCCGGGAATCGCCTTGGGTTTATCTCTGATGGTTACCAGTTATGTCATTGCAGTGCGCCGTAATTATCCACGAGGGGATGTCATTCCCAAGAATCAACGCTTGCGTGTTATTGCCGAAGGACTGTTAAGCCTGTCCACAGCGGGAATTATCATGTTAGGAGTTTTGGGCGGCGTTTTTACCGCTAATGAATCCGCAGCAATCGCGGTAGTTTATGCTTTGATTATCGTTACCTTTGTCTTCCGGGAAGTTGGACCTAAAGGTGTCCATAATATTTTAGTCAAGACTTTCCGCAAACTTTCGGTGGTACTGTTTTTGATTTCTGCATCCTCTGCATTTTCTTGGTTTCTTTCCTATCTTCATATTCCTGATGCAGTCATGAGTTTTATCACTGGGTTATCCAGTAACCCTCATGTGGTTATTCTATTGATCGATCTTATCTTACTTGCTTTTGCTTTAATTATGGATATGGCACCATTAATTTTGGTAGCTACCCCAATTCTTCTCCCCATTGCTCAAAAGGTTGGCGTCGATCCAATCCAATTTGGTGTTATGATGATGTTAGCTTTAGGAATGGGCCTTTTGCTGCCGCCAATCGGAGCTGCCATTTATGTAGGCTGTTCCATGGGCAATTTGAAACTTGAACAGGCCTTTAAAGCCATGTTGCCCTTTTTGGCAGTTATGTTTTGTATGTTAATGTTATTATCCTATGTGCCAGCAATTTCTTTAACGTTACCCAAAATTTTAGTTCACTGA